A genomic segment from Thermoplasmatales archaeon encodes:
- a CDS encoding bifunctional N(6)-L-threonylcarbamoyladenine synthase/serine/threonine protein kinase, whose translation MISLGIEGTAHTIGCGIVDEYKILGNSSDTYKSLNGGIHPREAAVHHADHVGEVINSALDKAGIKLSDIDLVSYSKGPGLGPCLRVAATAARAISIKTGKPIIGVNHPLGHVEIGRKLTGAKDPIMLYASGGNTQIIAHINGRYRVMGETMDMGIGNLLDKIGRDLGYEFPGGPVIEKLSLNGNKLLNLPYSIKGMDFSFSGIYTASKQLLKNGERKEDVAYSIQETAFSMIMEVLERGIHQVSKKEILIAGGVARNKRLREMISTLGKELNIKSFLTDDEYCMDNGAMIAQAGMLMFQYGRSDTVETATVDQRFRIDAVDVPWIIDSPIDSKVDEGAESIIQECSFLGRNALRKTRIRKNYRDSMLDISIRKERIKREATLIYKMNELGIPVPIVYDIDFSKFYTLYERIDGEKLSSYLEKSENKATSVIEKLGESIGIMHSKSITHGDLTTSNIIVKNGVPYLIDASMGSTSSTLDELAVDLYLFMESLRVISKDPETLFRSFVDGYSRRNSEFGLVMQEMDNLEKRRRYV comes from the coding sequence ATATCTCTAGGAATAGAGGGCACTGCTCACACAATCGGATGCGGAATTGTCGACGAATACAAAATTCTCGGAAATTCATCAGATACCTATAAAAGTCTCAACGGGGGTATCCATCCAAGAGAAGCTGCTGTTCACCATGCAGATCATGTAGGCGAGGTGATAAACTCCGCTCTAGACAAGGCTGGGATCAAACTGAGCGACATCGATCTGGTTTCATATTCGAAAGGTCCTGGACTAGGTCCATGTCTGCGGGTTGCAGCAACTGCAGCTAGAGCAATTTCTATTAAGACTGGTAAACCAATCATAGGCGTGAATCACCCACTTGGGCATGTGGAGATCGGGCGCAAACTTACTGGAGCAAAGGATCCTATAATGCTTTACGCTTCTGGCGGTAACACCCAGATCATCGCACATATTAACGGTAGGTACAGGGTAATGGGCGAGACTATGGATATGGGCATAGGTAATCTGCTCGACAAGATAGGTCGTGATCTTGGATACGAATTCCCTGGAGGTCCAGTGATAGAGAAACTTTCATTGAACGGCAACAAGCTTCTGAATCTCCCATATTCCATCAAGGGTATGGACTTTTCATTCTCGGGCATATACACGGCAAGCAAACAGCTTCTGAAGAATGGTGAAAGAAAAGAAGACGTAGCTTATTCGATACAGGAGACTGCATTTTCCATGATTATGGAAGTCCTTGAAAGAGGTATCCATCAGGTCTCTAAAAAAGAGATACTCATTGCCGGTGGTGTTGCACGAAATAAGAGGCTCAGGGAAATGATATCAACCTTGGGAAAGGAACTCAATATAAAATCATTCCTCACCGACGATGAGTATTGTATGGATAACGGAGCAATGATAGCTCAGGCAGGGATGCTGATGTTTCAGTATGGTCGGTCAGATACAGTTGAGACTGCCACAGTTGATCAAAGATTCAGGATAGACGCAGTGGATGTTCCGTGGATCATTGACTCACCTATTGACAGCAAAGTTGACGAGGGCGCAGAAAGTATTATTCAGGAATGTAGCTTTCTAGGCAGGAACGCTTTGAGAAAAACCAGAATAAGGAAAAATTACCGGGATTCTATGCTTGACATATCCATAAGGAAAGAGAGAATAAAGAGGGAAGCTACCCTGATATACAAGATGAACGAACTTGGAATACCTGTTCCGATTGTATACGATATTGATTTTTCAAAATTCTACACTCTTTATGAAAGAATTGATGGAGAGAAATTGTCAAGTTATCTTGAGAAGAGCGAAAATAAAGCTACCTCGGTTATAGAGAAACTGGGGGAATCCATTGGCATAATGCATTCTAAAAGTATTACGCATGGGGACCTCACAACATCAAATATAATTGTTAAAAACGGTGTACCTTACCTGATTGACGCAAGCATGGGTAGCACGAGCTCAACTCTCGATGAGCTTGCGGTAGATCTGTACCTTTTCATGGAATCGTTACGTGTTATTTCAAAGGATCCGGAAACGTTGTTTCGTTCGTTTGTTGATGGATACTCGAGGAGAAATTCAGAATTTGGGCTCGTAATGCAGGAAATGGATAATCTGGAAAAGCGCAGGAGATACGTATGA
- the rdgB gene encoding RdgB/HAM1 family non-canonical purine NTP pyrophosphatase, whose amino-acid sequence MIEFISSNRHKFVEIKARMDECNLGITWVRMKYEEIQADTTEEISLDSAKKLSSFRGKPFFLEDTGLYISSLNGFPGPYSSYVAKKLGNPLVLKLLGDERSAVFLTVLTYWDGRSFFQFSGKLEGEISMVERGKNGFGYDPIFIPNGKDLTLAEMTVEEKNEISHRSIALNKFIEFLRTNGLPK is encoded by the coding sequence ATGATAGAATTCATTTCAAGTAATAGGCACAAATTTGTGGAGATCAAGGCGAGGATGGACGAATGTAACCTGGGCATTACATGGGTCAGGATGAAATACGAAGAGATACAGGCAGACACCACGGAAGAGATTTCGCTTGACAGTGCAAAGAAGCTTTCAAGCTTCAGGGGTAAACCGTTTTTCCTTGAGGATACGGGGCTCTACATAAGCTCCCTAAACGGCTTTCCAGGACCATATTCATCATACGTAGCAAAGAAGCTTGGCAATCCACTTGTGCTGAAGCTTCTCGGTGACGAGCGCTCTGCAGTATTCCTCACAGTCCTCACATACTGGGATGGCAGAAGCTTCTTTCAATTTTCTGGAAAACTTGAAGGAGAAATTTCGATGGTAGAGAGAGGGAAGAACGGATTCGGCTACGATCCCATATTCATTCCGAACGGTAAGGATCTCACGCTTGCTGAAATGACCGTTGAAGAAAAAAATGAAATATCCCACAGATCTATAGCATTAAACAAATTCATCGAATTCTTGAGAACAAACGGGCTGCCTAAATGA